Proteins co-encoded in one Methylomonas albis genomic window:
- a CDS encoding integrating conjugative element protein, with protein MANLLNGLQQTGNNLVNGAVGAVQAAIGGLPALVLQRIDPGLYDLFQNAVIRAEAAIALANKTCEDYEQEIRQGKNPYAGWGDLSKIIDWKVQMGKNGYGSSKVDVVQAKQQVQKANGRNGIPWIGGKKAGGVQQAAIQVTQDSVVAGYNLTLNRTADDSSAPKKSKSKPRLVEVFADPGEASQWAVDVLGDVHIRTHDNHPVETVPGYGLLPKVEKDMQSIQKDLSDLVSGKTQATLSNLEKVSSDAVLINGDVIAAIKTLKPSERAVAVSKLASEAAMTRTVEKAMLIRRLLLTASREPNLGATEANTAMQASVAQLDRDIADVLFERQVHNELGSKTSALLLALQRQQTERGRAALRPAGSDDAILQDGAITP; from the coding sequence GTGGCGAATCTACTCAATGGCTTGCAGCAAACCGGCAACAACCTGGTCAACGGTGCCGTCGGTGCGGTGCAGGCCGCGATCGGCGGCTTACCGGCCCTAGTGTTGCAGCGCATCGATCCGGGGTTGTACGACTTGTTTCAAAATGCCGTGATCCGGGCGGAAGCGGCGATCGCACTGGCCAATAAGACTTGTGAAGACTATGAACAAGAAATTCGCCAGGGCAAAAACCCGTATGCAGGTTGGGGCGATTTATCCAAAATCATCGACTGGAAAGTCCAGATGGGCAAAAACGGCTACGGCAGCTCCAAGGTCGATGTTGTGCAAGCCAAGCAACAGGTACAAAAAGCCAACGGCCGGAACGGTATTCCGTGGATAGGCGGCAAGAAAGCCGGCGGCGTTCAACAAGCGGCTATACAGGTGACTCAGGATAGCGTTGTGGCAGGCTACAACCTGACATTGAACCGGACAGCCGATGACAGCTCGGCGCCCAAAAAGTCGAAAAGTAAGCCGCGCCTGGTGGAAGTGTTCGCCGATCCGGGCGAAGCTTCGCAATGGGCGGTCGACGTGTTGGGCGATGTGCATATCCGCACCCACGACAACCATCCGGTTGAAACTGTTCCGGGATACGGTTTATTGCCCAAAGTCGAAAAAGACATGCAGAGCATTCAAAAGGATCTAAGCGATTTGGTGTCAGGCAAAACCCAAGCGACGCTGTCTAATCTGGAAAAAGTTTCCAGCGATGCCGTGTTGATTAACGGCGACGTCATTGCCGCGATTAAAACGCTGAAACCTTCCGAACGAGCGGTAGCTGTCAGCAAACTGGCTTCTGAAGCGGCGATGACGCGCACGGTGGAAAAAGCCATGCTGATACGGCGCCTGTTGCTGACCGCCAGTCGCGAACCCAATCTCGGTGCCACCGAGGCTAACACCGCCATGCAAGCGTCCGTTGCCCAGCTGGATCGGGACATCGCCGATGTGTTGTTCGAACGGCAAGTCCATAACGAACTGGGCTCGAAAACCTCGGCATTGCTATTGGCTTTGCAACGGCAACAGACCGAACGCGGCAGGGCCGCGTTGCGTCCGGCCGGTTCCGATGACGCCATTTTGCAAGACGGGGCCATCACGCCATGA
- a CDS encoding TraU family protein gives MKIRPCRMASYIVATAALLIGAALADDCIHLRLVGICIWIICTPFGCDIDVTPKIGHFNPDVLVKVTNPQGVERVEDPQRSDTYNRNHNNLIQQDAVAVGHPLTGRIYCPSNTSAGSPYFVSNLDKPSWRWGGLDALNPASWVPGLREIGHWPLNYWGHVYPRTGWTMQAEAPKAAAVVAQRVGDIITRDGQPHVYRSILGPSLFVDDQKLTWSPSSLIENSNEAGWWQPTEPKLEQCLLFGVNDVLDSRGWGGGRVAEDGAYIHALWRPYTCCEVKDGVLIVIDFMPYPSPIVTN, from the coding sequence ATGAAAATTCGACCATGCCGAATGGCTAGCTACATCGTCGCTACTGCCGCGCTGTTGATTGGTGCAGCACTCGCCGACGATTGCATTCATTTGCGGCTGGTTGGGATCTGTATCTGGATTATCTGCACGCCGTTTGGCTGCGATATCGACGTCACTCCGAAGATCGGTCATTTCAATCCGGATGTGCTGGTAAAAGTGACCAATCCACAAGGCGTAGAGCGGGTCGAAGATCCGCAACGCAGCGATACCTACAACCGCAATCACAATAACCTGATTCAGCAGGATGCAGTAGCGGTGGGCCATCCTCTGACTGGACGGATTTATTGCCCGTCCAATACCTCGGCGGGTTCGCCGTACTTCGTTTCCAATCTCGATAAACCTTCCTGGCGTTGGGGCGGTTTGGATGCGCTAAATCCGGCATCCTGGGTACCGGGCTTGCGTGAAATAGGACATTGGCCGCTGAACTATTGGGGGCATGTTTATCCGCGAACCGGCTGGACCATGCAGGCGGAAGCACCCAAGGCTGCCGCGGTGGTGGCGCAACGGGTGGGTGACATCATTACCCGCGACGGCCAGCCGCACGTGTATCGCAGTATTCTTGGCCCGAGTTTATTTGTCGATGATCAAAAACTCACCTGGTCACCCAGCAGCCTGATCGAGAACAGCAATGAAGCGGGCTGGTGGCAACCGACCGAACCGAAACTGGAGCAATGTTTGCTGTTCGGTGTTAACGATGTGCTGGATAGTCGCGGCTGGGGCGGCGGGCGCGTAGCGGAAGACGGGGCATACATCCATGCGCTCTGGCGGCCTTATACCTGCTGCGAAGTCAAGGACGGTGTGTTGATCGTGATTGATTTCATGCCGTATCCGAGTCCTATTGTAACGAATTGA
- a CDS encoding TIGR03757 family integrating conjugative element protein, whose product MCHLTDVILQKISWLYIGLFMIWIEPVMAQVNQTNQDKPVIEVIVSDADRVTGLANLRQQGYDVKLYNLDAPKQLFASLSQNLPAKPEAAKRMLEQRMQQHGRQALQQQLVTAYQGLSVAIQYQIDRYPAVVFDRGKAVIYGVTDLQQALGWYRQCQISLTR is encoded by the coding sequence ATGTGTCACTTAACGGATGTAATCTTGCAAAAGATCAGCTGGCTATACATTGGCCTGTTCATGATCTGGATCGAGCCAGTAATGGCTCAGGTAAACCAGACTAATCAAGACAAACCCGTTATTGAAGTGATAGTCAGCGATGCGGATAGGGTGACAGGGCTGGCAAATCTGCGTCAGCAAGGTTACGACGTCAAACTCTACAATCTGGATGCACCCAAACAGTTGTTTGCATCTTTAAGTCAAAACTTACCGGCGAAACCGGAAGCGGCCAAACGCATGCTGGAACAACGCATGCAACAACATGGCCGGCAAGCGTTGCAACAGCAGTTGGTCACAGCGTATCAAGGGCTGTCCGTAGCCATTCAGTACCAAATCGATCGCTATCCTGCCGTGGTGTTCGATCGGGGAAAGGCGGTTATCTACGGCGTCACCGACTTGCAGCAGGCTCTGGGTTGGTATCGGCAGTGTCAAATAAGTTTAACGCGATGA
- a CDS encoding conjugative transfer ATPase, whose protein sequence is MAWFRPLLTRQQRDFEHYQRRATDKPPTEMRIRQAYERPTSFTNLLPWLEYLPSAQCFLLDDGYSVGALFRIHTVGTDARSEAFLTDLRDKLQTALISVPEELENPWILQLFVQDEPHLTDLVDEIRRYAQPRACRSRFSERYFNVLEQHLAAISRSGGLFDDQLVTGGPWRGQRRIVRATLYRRRKAGQPAYADYHISPADELNDVADKLTTALLTTGIKSSRCNGQDLYDWLFRWFNPRPVITDGDTEALLKRAPYPGDSDMPFGHDFAERLMLGMPHSDARRGLWWFDGLPHKVITVQALRNIPGIGLFGAERQVGEHRFALFDRMPESTVLSMTLTVKAQDAVRNHLAQVQRGAVGDYPEAKLAARDADKAHMEIARHNKLFPVQLAFYVRGDTEAALHQHINQVHSLLLANGLQPIREADDVLALDSYLRNLPMAYCAEHDQRAARRSRLMFSKHAANLAPIYGRSTGTGHPGFVFFNRGAEPLVFDPLHSEDRKKNGHALIIGPTGAGKSATLVYLILQMMAIYRPRIFIIEAGNSFGLLGQYLQAHGVSLNQVTLAPNVDVSLPPFSDALKLLDQRSQTVGSSAHNENTDWLADELDNETVDGDKQDVDSEAGDDPDSEDTARDLLGEMEIASRIMITGGDSREDERMTRADRFLIRNAILLAAKTVFDAGRGQVLTQDVAQALRDLPGLSAQRQERAVEMADGMSLFCHGLAGHFFNRPGSRWPAVDVTIVDMGILAREGYEDQLTVAYIGLMNHIHDCVERHQNDARPTLVITDEGHIITTNPLLSPYVIKIVKMWRKLGAWFWIATQNLDDFPNASKRMLNMLEWWLCLVMPKEEVEQVSRFKDLSAEQKSMLLATRKSPKQYTEGVVLTDERALLFRNVPPPLALALAMTEKDEKARRHQIMQEQGCSELEAVNVVAEELSRMRG, encoded by the coding sequence ATGGCTTGGTTTCGACCGTTACTAACCCGGCAACAGAGGGATTTCGAGCACTATCAGCGCCGAGCCACCGACAAGCCGCCAACCGAAATGCGTATCCGCCAAGCATACGAACGGCCAACCTCGTTTACCAATTTACTGCCCTGGCTGGAATACTTGCCGTCTGCCCAATGCTTTTTGCTCGACGACGGTTACAGTGTCGGTGCGCTGTTTCGGATTCACACCGTCGGAACGGATGCTCGTAGCGAGGCGTTTTTAACTGATCTGCGCGACAAACTACAAACGGCATTGATTTCAGTACCCGAAGAACTGGAGAATCCCTGGATCCTGCAGTTGTTCGTGCAGGATGAACCCCATCTTACCGATCTGGTCGACGAGATTCGCCGCTATGCCCAGCCGCGTGCCTGCCGTAGCCGGTTCAGCGAACGCTACTTTAACGTGTTGGAACAACATCTGGCCGCTATCTCTCGCAGCGGCGGCTTGTTTGACGATCAATTAGTCACCGGTGGCCCGTGGCGTGGTCAAAGGCGCATCGTTAGAGCAACCTTATATCGGCGGCGAAAAGCCGGTCAGCCCGCGTATGCTGATTATCACATCTCGCCGGCGGATGAACTCAACGATGTGGCGGATAAATTGACGACAGCGCTATTGACCACCGGTATCAAGTCCAGCCGCTGCAACGGGCAGGATCTCTATGACTGGCTGTTTCGCTGGTTCAACCCCAGACCCGTGATCACAGACGGCGACACGGAAGCCCTGTTGAAACGGGCGCCTTATCCCGGCGATAGCGACATGCCGTTCGGACATGACTTTGCCGAGCGCTTGATGTTGGGCATGCCGCATTCCGATGCTCGGCGTGGGCTGTGGTGGTTTGACGGCTTGCCGCATAAAGTCATCACCGTGCAGGCCTTGCGGAATATCCCGGGGATCGGCTTATTCGGCGCCGAACGCCAGGTCGGGGAACATCGCTTTGCCCTGTTCGACCGGATGCCGGAAAGCACCGTGTTGAGCATGACCCTCACCGTCAAAGCCCAGGATGCCGTGCGTAACCATTTGGCGCAAGTCCAGCGCGGCGCGGTGGGCGATTACCCGGAGGCCAAACTGGCGGCGCGGGATGCCGATAAGGCGCATATGGAGATTGCCCGGCACAATAAGTTGTTTCCGGTGCAACTAGCCTTTTATGTACGAGGCGATACCGAAGCGGCCTTGCACCAACACATCAACCAGGTGCATTCCTTGTTGTTGGCCAATGGTCTGCAACCGATCCGGGAAGCCGACGATGTGCTGGCGTTGGACAGTTATCTACGCAACCTGCCCATGGCTTACTGTGCCGAGCATGATCAACGCGCTGCCCGGCGCTCCAGGTTGATGTTTTCCAAACATGCTGCCAATCTGGCGCCGATTTATGGCCGCAGTACCGGCACCGGCCATCCGGGTTTTGTGTTTTTCAATCGCGGCGCCGAACCATTAGTGTTCGATCCTTTGCACAGCGAGGACCGCAAAAAGAACGGCCATGCCTTGATCATCGGTCCGACCGGGGCCGGTAAGTCGGCAACTTTGGTGTATTTGATTTTACAGATGATGGCCATTTATCGGCCGCGGATTTTTATCATCGAGGCCGGTAATTCCTTTGGATTGTTGGGGCAGTATCTGCAAGCGCACGGCGTCAGTCTGAATCAAGTGACGCTGGCGCCGAATGTCGATGTCAGCTTGCCGCCGTTCAGTGATGCCTTAAAGTTGCTTGATCAGCGGTCACAAACCGTTGGCAGTTCAGCTCATAATGAAAATACTGACTGGCTGGCCGATGAACTGGACAACGAAACCGTCGATGGCGACAAACAGGACGTCGACAGCGAGGCAGGGGACGACCCGGATAGCGAAGATACCGCGCGTGATTTGCTGGGGGAAATGGAAATCGCCAGCCGCATCATGATTACCGGCGGCGATTCGCGCGAGGATGAGCGCATGACCCGGGCCGATCGCTTTCTGATACGCAATGCCATTTTACTGGCGGCGAAAACGGTATTCGACGCCGGCCGCGGCCAGGTGTTAACGCAAGATGTCGCCCAAGCCTTGCGCGATTTGCCGGGGTTATCTGCTCAGCGCCAGGAGCGGGCGGTGGAAATGGCCGACGGCATGAGTTTGTTTTGTCACGGTTTGGCCGGACATTTCTTTAACCGGCCCGGCAGCCGCTGGCCGGCGGTCGATGTGACCATCGTCGATATGGGTATTTTGGCTCGGGAAGGTTACGAAGACCAATTGACGGTGGCGTATATCGGCCTGATGAATCATATCCATGATTGCGTGGAACGCCATCAAAACGATGCCCGGCCCACGTTGGTGATCACCGATGAAGGCCATATCATCACGACTAATCCGTTGTTATCGCCCTATGTCATCAAGATCGTCAAAATGTGGCGCAAGCTCGGTGCCTGGTTCTGGATCGCCACCCAGAACCTGGACGATTTTCCAAACGCCAGTAAGCGCATGCTGAATATGCTGGAATGGTGGCTATGTCTGGTGATGCCCAAGGAGGAGGTGGAACAGGTTAGCCGCTTTAAGGACTTGAGCGCCGAACAAAAGTCGATGTTGCTGGCGACGCGCAAATCGCCCAAACAGTATACCGAAGGCGTAGTACTGACCGATGAACGGGCTTTACTGTTTCGCAACGTGCCACCGCCGTTGGCTCTGGCTCTGGCCATGACCGAAAAAGACGAAAAAGCCCGCCGGCACCAGATCATGCAGGAACAGGGCTGCTCCGAGCTGGAAGCGGTGAATGTGGTGGCCGAAGAACTTAGCCGGATGCGCGGGTGA
- a CDS encoding TIGR03751 family conjugal transfer lipoprotein, translating into MLGLLSGCAIGEKESILPQDGPTMKEVYQRHFSKASDKATESALSALIKPYSPKDSTDQSSGQNQNPSSTPYTQSAEQALQQQFPRLKNPTLILYVFPHLSRDGQTPVPGYATGFSFYETIEFALPGEAEAGY; encoded by the coding sequence ATGCTTGGTTTACTCAGCGGCTGCGCCATCGGCGAAAAAGAAAGTATCCTGCCGCAAGACGGGCCGACCATGAAAGAAGTATATCAAAGGCATTTTTCCAAGGCTTCGGACAAAGCCACTGAATCCGCTCTCTCTGCGTTGATCAAGCCTTACAGTCCCAAAGACTCAACCGATCAATCATCGGGACAAAACCAAAATCCAAGTTCAACGCCCTATACCCAGTCGGCGGAGCAAGCGCTTCAGCAGCAGTTTCCCCGCCTGAAAAATCCCACCCTGATTTTGTATGTGTTTCCGCATCTCAGTCGCGATGGACAGACACCGGTACCGGGCTACGCCACCGGCTTCAGCTTTTATGAGACGATCGAGTTCGCCTTGCCGGGTGAAGCGGAGGCGGGATACTGA
- a CDS encoding TIGR03752 family integrating conjugative element protein — MGANRLLPLIAGLILVMLVVVGVKTSRQVSDPVHLAAVPQAGRPDVDSPADTIRTLTAEVATIKSESEKLQMQNEALLKQRDEIETRVKAELQSQLAQDAEQQTNEAVSQLAQQVDYFKSRLDQLSTSATQTLAASGHDIPIGFGIGADDGLQAFESPLTWIEPLGRSSDVKNQPILQNAADSAERLLHGGQQAAGTTEAYLTESASALTEPDRPVYTVPRNATLIGATGMTALIGRIPIKGTIEDPFPFKVIVGRDNLAANGIEMPGLDGIVFSGKAAGDWTLSCVRGEVVSATYVFADGTIRTLSSDDNSLSRDKQSSGTGTNNGSRTLGWISDRRGIPCVTGARVSNAASYLSGRILASAAEAAAGAFSQSQVTNSISAAQGVATSVITGDAAQYAGGKALAGGATEIGEYLRERTAQSFDVVYVDTGSELAVHIDVALPIDYEPDGRKTQYDLAENEVNDDLD; from the coding sequence ATGGGCGCGAATCGGCTATTACCCCTCATTGCCGGGCTTATCTTAGTCATGCTGGTGGTGGTCGGTGTCAAGACCAGCCGGCAAGTATCGGATCCGGTGCACTTGGCCGCCGTGCCGCAAGCCGGCCGTCCGGATGTGGATTCACCGGCCGACACCATACGCACGCTGACCGCAGAAGTCGCCACTATCAAGAGCGAAAGCGAAAAACTGCAGATGCAAAATGAGGCCTTGCTCAAACAGCGCGATGAAATTGAAACCCGGGTCAAAGCGGAATTGCAATCGCAACTTGCCCAGGATGCCGAACAACAGACCAATGAAGCCGTCAGCCAACTGGCGCAGCAAGTCGATTATTTTAAAAGCCGGCTGGATCAACTGAGTACTTCAGCCACTCAAACCCTGGCGGCGTCGGGTCATGATATTCCGATCGGTTTTGGCATCGGTGCGGACGACGGTTTGCAGGCTTTCGAATCCCCGTTGACCTGGATTGAACCCTTGGGCAGGTCGAGCGATGTTAAAAACCAACCGATACTTCAGAATGCCGCCGATAGCGCAGAGCGTTTATTGCACGGTGGCCAACAAGCTGCAGGTACCACCGAAGCCTATCTTACAGAATCAGCAAGCGCCTTAACCGAACCGGATCGCCCGGTCTATACCGTGCCGCGTAATGCCACGTTAATCGGTGCCACCGGCATGACCGCCTTGATCGGCAGAATCCCCATTAAAGGCACGATCGAAGATCCGTTTCCGTTCAAAGTGATTGTCGGCCGCGATAATTTGGCCGCAAACGGCATCGAAATGCCCGGCTTGGACGGGATTGTATTCAGCGGCAAAGCGGCCGGCGATTGGACCTTGTCGTGCGTGCGCGGCGAAGTCGTGTCGGCGACGTATGTCTTTGCCGACGGTACCATACGCACGTTGTCGTCTGACGACAATAGCTTGAGTCGGGATAAACAATCCTCAGGCACCGGGACAAATAATGGATCGCGCACCTTGGGCTGGATTTCCGATCGACGCGGGATTCCGTGCGTGACCGGCGCTCGCGTCAGCAACGCGGCCAGCTATTTGTCGGGACGCATACTGGCCTCGGCGGCCGAAGCGGCAGCCGGGGCGTTTAGTCAAAGCCAGGTGACTAACAGTATTTCGGCCGCCCAGGGCGTGGCGACGTCGGTGATCACAGGCGATGCGGCACAGTATGCCGGCGGCAAAGCCTTGGCCGGCGGTGCCACAGAAATCGGCGAGTATTTACGCGAGCGCACCGCGCAATCGTTTGATGTGGTGTATGTCGATACCGGTTCAGAACTGGCGGTTCATATCGATGTAGCTTTGCCGATCGATTATGAACCCGACGGCCGCAAAACCCAGTACGACTTGGCGGAAAACGAGGTGAACGATGATCTGGATTAA
- a CDS encoding TIGR03749 family integrating conjugative element protein, whose product MNRPQLLTSEVDWMPTTSQRPFIKLSLLGALLCFGTVCTQPAWADTDVERLFWDKVPLRISLPVGQERLVSFPGDVRVGIPQPLTSKLRTQSHAGTVYWLAKEAFEPQRIEVRDLAGQGIVLIDLSAGQSPGLPDNPIEILFKPGQPATAEGLLSADADSTPATSHRKSKPGKQPKSANLVALTRFAAQQLYAPARLLKAAPAIQRVSVSQTPIEHLLRGESLIATPMASWRSGRLYVTALEIKNTGPDAIDLDPSQLHGQWRAATFQHSRLHPAGSEADTSAVYLVSDRPFHEAL is encoded by the coding sequence ATGAACAGACCGCAGCTGCTGACGAGTGAGGTTGACTGGATGCCAACGACTAGCCAACGGCCTTTCATCAAACTCAGCTTACTCGGCGCTTTGTTATGCTTTGGCACTGTCTGTACTCAACCGGCTTGGGCCGATACGGACGTGGAACGCTTGTTTTGGGACAAAGTGCCGCTACGCATCAGCTTGCCAGTGGGCCAGGAACGTTTGGTGAGCTTCCCCGGCGACGTTCGGGTGGGTATTCCGCAGCCCTTGACGAGCAAATTACGCACCCAAAGCCATGCCGGTACTGTCTATTGGTTAGCCAAAGAGGCGTTTGAACCGCAGCGCATTGAAGTACGTGATCTGGCGGGGCAGGGCATTGTATTGATCGATCTGAGTGCCGGGCAGTCGCCGGGTTTGCCGGATAATCCGATTGAAATTCTGTTCAAGCCCGGACAACCTGCAACGGCTGAAGGCTTGTTAAGCGCGGACGCGGATTCAACACCCGCGACCAGCCACCGAAAATCAAAACCAGGTAAACAACCGAAATCTGCAAATCTCGTGGCCTTGACCCGCTTCGCCGCCCAGCAGCTCTATGCTCCGGCCCGCTTGTTAAAAGCCGCTCCCGCGATACAGCGGGTGTCGGTCAGTCAAACCCCCATCGAACATTTGCTGAGAGGGGAAAGTCTGATAGCGACGCCGATGGCCAGTTGGCGTAGCGGCCGATTGTATGTCACGGCGCTGGAAATCAAAAACACCGGCCCGGATGCGATCGATCTCGATCCTAGCCAACTGCACGGCCAATGGCGGGCGGCGACGTTTCAGCATAGTCGTTTGCATCCGGCCGGCAGCGAAGCCGATACCAGTGCCGTGTATCTGGTTTCGGACCGACCCTTTCACGAGGCACTTTGA
- a CDS encoding PFL_4703 family integrating conjugative element protein, translating into MMRYHDVNSRLEAHIHTLRTVIAGLMVLLLLLGYAWHAARSDIRIHIPPDLRSGAVVKADDIAPAHVYAFAAYIFQQLNHWDRDGETDYGQQIFRMAAYLTPDFREYLSNDLAIRGKRGELAGRVRSIQPVAGRGYEDRRVEVIDPHTWLVWLDFTIQETVRGMDVKQVHIRYPITVVRYDVDPELNPWGLALSGFAGDGPTRIQAHEQTAAADE; encoded by the coding sequence ATGATGCGCTATCACGATGTGAATAGCCGGCTAGAGGCGCATATCCATACCCTGCGTACCGTGATTGCCGGATTGATGGTGCTGTTATTGCTGCTGGGCTATGCCTGGCATGCCGCTCGCAGCGATATCCGGATTCACATTCCACCGGATCTGCGTTCTGGTGCGGTGGTCAAAGCCGATGATATCGCTCCGGCCCATGTTTATGCCTTTGCAGCGTACATTTTTCAGCAGCTCAATCACTGGGACCGCGATGGCGAAACCGATTACGGCCAACAGATTTTCCGCATGGCGGCGTATTTAACTCCGGATTTTCGTGAATACCTGAGCAACGATTTGGCTATCCGCGGCAAACGCGGCGAACTGGCAGGCCGGGTGCGTTCGATTCAACCCGTGGCCGGTCGCGGTTACGAAGACCGCCGGGTCGAGGTCATCGATCCCCACACCTGGCTGGTCTGGCTGGATTTTACCATTCAGGAAACCGTGCGCGGCATGGACGTCAAACAAGTGCACATTCGCTATCCGATAACGGTGGTGCGTTACGACGTCGATCCCGAACTCAATCCCTGGGGACTGGCCTTAAGCGGTTTTGCCGGCGACGGGCCGACGCGTATTCAAGCCCATGAACAGACCGCAGCTGCTGACGAGTGA
- a CDS encoding TIGR03750 family conjugal transfer protein, which produces MDDSGETLADRLNQEPVIFRGSTHSELGLILLLATLFWLPVSVLIAACMGAPAMGLGLAMFGVLVTIVFGSTWFQRIKRGRPDYYYQHRLMIILHRLGLRKTRLILLSGVWDLGRTAPSLITTT; this is translated from the coding sequence ATGGATGATTCCGGCGAAACCTTGGCCGACCGCCTCAATCAGGAGCCGGTCATCTTCAGAGGCAGCACACATTCCGAGTTAGGGCTGATTTTGCTGTTGGCCACGCTGTTCTGGTTGCCGGTTAGTGTGCTGATTGCCGCCTGCATGGGGGCGCCGGCCATGGGTTTAGGGTTGGCGATGTTCGGCGTGTTGGTGACCATCGTATTCGGTTCGACTTGGTTTCAACGCATCAAACGAGGCCGGCCGGATTACTACTACCAGCATCGCTTGATGATCATCCTGCATCGCCTCGGGCTGCGTAAAACCCGGCTGATTCTGCTCAGCGGTGTGTGGGATCTGGGCCGCACAGCACCATCACTTATCACAACGACATGA
- a CDS encoding TIGR03745 family integrating conjugative element membrane protein, whose translation MLKRLRHTFFSQSLALAAGLTLLSGNLYAALPTAVAPSNAPKAGDWLTLIKGYAKDAGLVIGLVLAVVAFLWIAWITISKFNEARTGRAEWGEVGLTAVIAAGVMIFISYLLTEASKVI comes from the coding sequence ATGTTAAAACGCTTACGACACACGTTTTTTTCTCAATCTCTGGCGCTAGCGGCCGGTTTGACCTTACTCAGCGGTAATCTGTATGCCGCATTGCCCACCGCGGTGGCGCCCAGTAATGCCCCGAAAGCCGGCGACTGGCTGACCTTGATCAAAGGTTATGCCAAAGATGCTGGTTTGGTGATCGGGTTGGTATTGGCGGTGGTGGCTTTTTTGTGGATTGCCTGGATCACCATCTCCAAATTTAACGAAGCCCGCACCGGCAGAGCCGAATGGGGCGAGGTAGGTTTGACCGCCGTGATCGCGGCCGGCGTAATGATCTTCATCAGTTATCTGCTCACCGAGGCGTCTAAGGTCATTTGA
- a CDS encoding TIGR03758 family integrating conjugative element protein, producing the protein MSNTQLSAFSHATSGVAPGNLVLAIAGVLAVIYLIWLAWLAHAQLVAWQTGQAVFYDLLLTILRGAVVALLLGFLVR; encoded by the coding sequence ATGTCCAATACCCAGCTCTCGGCCTTTTCGCACGCTACCAGCGGTGTGGCGCCTGGCAACTTGGTATTGGCGATCGCCGGCGTGCTGGCGGTGATTTATCTGATCTGGTTAGCCTGGTTGGCCCATGCGCAACTGGTGGCCTGGCAAACCGGCCAAGCGGTGTTTTATGACCTACTGTTGACCATCTTGCGCGGTGCCGTGGTCGCGTTGTTGCTCGGTTTCTTAGTCCGTTAA
- a CDS encoding integrative conjugative element protein, RAQPRD family translates to MLCNTRLLLILLCLPWPVLADLDGERTSLAKLMHELDGLKPLIAEAQAQADQSGRLQFQYDWLRLDIERIKLGIQEHLTVPRQARSFPPLKGDYRR, encoded by the coding sequence ATGCTTTGCAATACGCGGCTTTTGCTAATTCTACTGTGTTTGCCATGGCCGGTGTTGGCCGATTTAGATGGAGAGCGGACATCTTTGGCCAAGCTCATGCATGAGCTGGATGGTTTGAAACCGCTCATTGCTGAAGCGCAGGCTCAAGCGGATCAATCGGGTCGCTTGCAATTTCAATACGATTGGCTGCGGCTGGATATTGAACGCATCAAGCTGGGTATACAAGAGCACCTGACCGTACCTCGGCAGGCCCGCAGTTTTCCGCCACTGAAAGGCGATTACCGACGTTGA